The following are from one region of the Thiocapsa rosea genome:
- a CDS encoding HPr family phosphocarrier protein produces the protein MIRKEIEILNKLGLHARAAAKLVQCAGRFASHVEIARRGQSVNGKSIMGVMMLAASQGTRITVEAAGEDEDAAMAAIEALIGDRFGESE, from the coding sequence ATGATTCGCAAAGAGATCGAGATCCTCAACAAGCTGGGTCTGCATGCCCGTGCGGCCGCCAAGCTCGTGCAATGCGCCGGGCGGTTCGCCAGCCATGTCGAGATCGCGCGGCGCGGCCAAAGCGTCAACGGCAAGAGCATTATGGGCGTGATGATGCTGGCCGCGAGTCAGGGCACCCGGATCACGGTCGAGGCGGCCGGCGAGGACGAGGATGCCGCCATGGCCGCGATCGAGGCACTGATCGGCGACCGTTTCGGAGAGTCGGAATGA
- the rapZ gene encoding RNase adapter RapZ, protein MRLVILSGLSGSGKSVALHTLEDVGFYCIDNLPLFLLENLALGLHEGLDDAFTMTAVGIDARTSPSSGPDELRHLPELVHSARERGIGCDVLFLDAQTETLIKRFSETRRKHPLTRGDRSLPEAIALERRLLEPIRSCADIRIDTTQTNVHELRDLVRSRLVGGASPKASILLQSFGFKHGVPHDVDFVFDLRSLPNPHWQPELRRLTGRDRPVMEFLDSADAFCRMRADIQGFFDRWIPSFETDGRSYLTIAIGCTGGQHRSVFMTESLRHHFESNGHQVMVRHRDLP, encoded by the coding sequence ATGAGGCTCGTCATCCTCAGCGGCCTGTCCGGCTCGGGCAAGAGCGTCGCGCTTCACACCCTGGAAGACGTAGGGTTCTACTGCATCGACAACCTGCCGCTGTTCTTGTTAGAGAATCTCGCCCTCGGGCTGCACGAGGGGCTGGATGATGCCTTCACCATGACGGCGGTCGGGATCGACGCCCGCACCAGTCCGAGCAGCGGCCCGGACGAGCTGCGACACCTTCCCGAGCTGGTGCACTCGGCGCGCGAGCGCGGCATCGGCTGCGATGTCCTCTTCCTCGACGCCCAGACCGAAACCCTGATCAAGCGCTTCAGCGAGACCCGCCGCAAGCATCCCTTGACCCGCGGCGATCGCTCGCTGCCGGAGGCGATCGCACTCGAGCGCCGACTCCTCGAGCCGATCCGAAGCTGCGCCGACATCCGTATCGACACCACCCAAACCAACGTCCACGAGCTGCGCGATCTCGTGCGCAGCCGTTTGGTCGGCGGCGCCTCGCCGAAGGCGTCCATCCTGCTGCAGTCCTTCGGTTTCAAGCACGGGGTTCCCCACGATGTGGATTTTGTCTTCGACCTGCGCAGCCTGCCCAATCCGCATTGGCAACCCGAGCTGCGGCGCTTGACCGGACGCGATCGTCCCGTGATGGAATTCCTCGATTCCGCGGACGCCTTTTGCCGAATGCGCGCCGACATCCAGGGATTCTTCGATCGCTGGATCCCCAGCTTCGAGACGGACGGGCGCAGCTATCTGACGATCGCGATCGGCTGCACGGGCGGGCAGCACCGCTCGGTCTTTATGACCGAATCCCTGCGGCATCATTTCGAGTCCAACGGCCATCAGGTGATGGTCCGGCATCGGGATCTCCCTTGA
- a CDS encoding PTS sugar transporter subunit IIA → MSVGILMMTHQPCGADLLRVTTAILGECPPGVEAMEVVNDVPCEVVTAEAAERLERLDTGEGVLILTDLYGSTPANVAVSLLAIHEQARVIAGLNLPMLLRALTYASLDLDDVAEKALQGGRDGVLLCSRRDDRA, encoded by the coding sequence TTGAGCGTCGGCATCCTGATGATGACCCATCAGCCATGCGGCGCGGATCTGCTGCGGGTCACGACGGCGATTCTCGGCGAATGCCCGCCGGGGGTGGAGGCGATGGAGGTCGTCAACGATGTGCCCTGCGAGGTCGTGACGGCGGAAGCCGCCGAACGCTTGGAGCGGCTGGACACGGGCGAGGGCGTGCTGATCCTGACCGACCTCTACGGCTCGACACCGGCCAATGTCGCGGTATCGCTGCTCGCGATCCATGAGCAGGCGCGAGTCATTGCAGGACTGAACCTACCCATGTTGTTGCGCGCCCTGACCTATGCCTCGCTCGACCTGGATGACGTGGCCGAGAAGGCCTTGCAGGGCGGACGCGACGGCGTCTTGCTCTGCTCGCGACGAGACGACCGCGCATGA